The following coding sequences are from one Kwoniella bestiolae CBS 10118 chromosome 2, complete sequence window:
- a CDS encoding peptide chain release factor 1, which produces MILATRPRSLPRIPRRRVVVAAPIFPSPEIKRSCSCGCSKFRPSISSTPSRFRSLVTASTRRRRSSVVFLGLTQRRTYATEANETEHVWCTEIEERQAKLIESAKARVEQYRKTIEQETEVTDVQGQIARAKIQRELGPLAQLWDKYVELRKSIIALLPELEDPDPALRELFITEHSTLCTDLDTLLRDELPSLLLPTPPTAVLPCMISLNAGVGGLESALCTEDIARMYIRFAEKKGWKIEELSKVEGTGGKGGGGIRELTLKFDQPPYGGGGGDGADEIFGLMQWEKGVHRVQRIPVNETMGRIHTSTVAVVVLPIYPDTEESPLVDPKDVKIDVMRARGAGGQHVNRTESAVRLTHIPTGITVSMQDSRSQHQNRAWAWDILRARLSEKKHNEEVEARRASRRDQVKGADRSDKIRTYNFNQDRLTDHRCGFTITGLQNILDGDGLEDVITMMKRDLQERRLEALLQGEEDIDY; this is translated from the exons ATGATCCTGGCTACTCGACCAAGATCTCTACCCCGCATACCACGGCGCAGGGTCGTTGTAGCTGCACCGATATTCCCCTCACCCGAAATCAAAAGATCATGTTCATGCGGATGTTCAAAGTTCAGACCGTCCATCTCGTCAACACCATCACGATTCAGAAGCTTGGTAACAGCGAgtacaaggagaagaaggtctTCTGTGGTCTTCTTAGGACTGACTCAGAGACGGACTTATGCAACTGAAGCCAACGAGACCGAGCACGTATGGTGTACCGAGATCGAGGAGAGACAGGCAAAGTTGATCGAAAGTGCCAAAGCGAGGGTGGAGCAATACAGAAAGACCATAGAGCAG GAAACAGAAGTCACGGACGTTCAAGGTCAGATTGCTCGAGCCAAAATACAACGAGAATTGGGTCCGTTAGCTCAGCTGTGGGACAAGTATGTAGAACTGCGAAAG TCAATAATAGCCCTCCTTCCCGAGCTGGAAGACCCAGACCCGGCCCTCCGCGAGCTATTCATAACCGAGCATTCCACCCTCTGCACCGATCTCGACACCCTCCTCAGAGACGAATTACCATCCCTACTACTACCTACCCCTCCCACAGCAGTATTACCGTGCATGATCTCCCTCAATGCCGGTGTAGGGGGGCTGGAATCAGCCCTATGTACAGAGGACATAGCAAGGATGTATATCCGATTcgcagagaagaaaggatggaagattgaGGAACTGTCCAAAGTTGAGGGAACCGGCGGAAAAGGTGGCGGAGGAATTAGGGAGTTGACGTTGAAGTTTGATCAACCCCCCTACggcggtggaggtggggatggtgcGGACGAGATATTCGGGTTGATGCAGTGGGAGAAAGGAGTGCATAGGGTTCAGAGGATTCCTGTTAATGAGACTATGGGGCGAATACATACGAGTACGGTGGCTGTTGTG GTCCTTCCCATCTACCCAGACACAGAGGAATCCCCACTTGTAGATCCCAAAGACGTCAAGATCGACGTAATGCGCGCAAGAGGCGCAGGAGGTCAACATGTCAATCGTACCGAGTCGGCGGTCCGTTTGACGCATATACCAACGGGTATAACTGTTTCAATGCAAGATTCAAGATCACAGCATCAG AATAGAGCGTGGGCTTGGGATATCTTGAGAGCGAGGCTGAGCGAGAAGAAGCACAAcgaagaggtcgaagctCGTCGGGCGAGTAGGAGAGACCAGGTGAAGGGTGCTGATAGGAGCGATAAGATCAGGACGTATAATTTTAATCAG GATCGGCTCACAGATCACAGATGTGGATTCACCATCACGGGATTGCAGAACATATTGGAcggagatgggttggaagatgtgaTAACTATGATGAAGCGGGATCTTCAAGAAAGGCGGCTAGAAGCTTTGTTgcaaggtgaagaggatataGATTATTAG